One Acidobacteriota bacterium DNA window includes the following coding sequences:
- a CDS encoding sigma factor — MGDLYRSAYRIVGEREEAEDLVQETYMQAW; from the coding sequence ATGGGAGATTTATACCGGAGCGCGTACCGGATAGTTGGGGAGCGGGAAGAGGCGGAGGATTTGGTGCAGGAGACCTATATGCAGGCGTGGAA